The following proteins are encoded in a genomic region of Streptococcus cristatus AS 1.3089:
- a CDS encoding immunity protein YezG family protein, protein MEKQINEKIREIAQSVNETIPVAWDNLFINISLAFDGGEVYYFFNEEGKNEYIYNLYIPKRYGIPNLEFRNQERRTFRLAWELREIFEKEGQPLWTSCTIKVIGTKLSAEFDYAPWNESDYSSGQQMDFFEYKYLGMQPANEKELEQFKAMEAFQQEHNGK, encoded by the coding sequence ATGGAAAAACAAATTAATGAAAAAATTCGTGAGATTGCACAGAGTGTTAATGAGACAATACCAGTAGCATGGGATAATCTTTTTATTAACATAAGTTTAGCTTTTGATGGGGGAGAGGTATATTATTTCTTTAATGAAGAGGGGAAAAATGAGTATATCTACAATCTCTATATTCCAAAGCGGTATGGTATTCCTAATTTAGAATTTCGGAATCAAGAAAGACGCACCTTTAGATTGGCTTGGGAGTTGAGAGAAATCTTTGAGAAAGAAGGCCAACCTTTGTGGACTTCTTGTACGATAAAGGTAATTGGCACGAAATTATCTGCTGAATTTGACTATGCACCTTGGAATGAAAGTGATTATAGTTCAGGTCAACAAATGGACTTTTTTGAATATAAATATCTCGGAATGCAACCAGCTAACGAAAAAGAACTAGAACAGTTCAAAGCCATGGAAGCCTTCCAGCAGGAACATAATGGAAAGTAA
- a CDS encoding TIGR01212 family radical SAM protein (This family includes YhcC from E. coli K-12, an uncharacterized radical SAM protein.), whose translation MEGMKSYNSLNDYYRKLFGEKTFKVPIDAGFDCPNRDGTVAHGGCTFCTVSGSGDAIVAPDAPIREQFYKEIDFMHRKWPDVRKYLVYFQNFTNTHEKLEVIRERYEQAINEPGVVGLNIGTRPDCLPDETIAYLADLSERMHVTVELGLQTTYEETSDLINRAHSYELYVETVQRVRKLAPKAEIVSHLINGLPGETHEMMLENVRRCVTDNDIQGIKLHLLHLMTNTRMQRDYHEGRLQLLSQEEYVSIICDQLEIIPEHIVIHRITGDAPRDMLIGPMWSLNKWEVLNAIEAEMRRRGSKQGCKAKEQKFVC comes from the coding sequence ATGGAAGGTATGAAATCTTACAATTCTTTGAATGATTATTATCGAAAACTTTTTGGAGAAAAGACCTTTAAGGTGCCTATTGATGCGGGCTTTGACTGTCCCAATCGGGATGGGACGGTGGCGCATGGAGGCTGTACCTTCTGTACCGTTTCGGGTTCTGGTGATGCCATTGTGGCACCTGATGCCCCCATTCGGGAGCAGTTCTATAAGGAAATTGACTTTATGCACCGCAAATGGCCAGATGTTCGCAAGTATCTGGTTTATTTCCAGAACTTTACCAATACTCACGAGAAGCTTGAAGTGATTCGTGAGCGTTATGAGCAGGCCATCAATGAGCCAGGTGTCGTTGGACTCAATATCGGGACTCGACCGGACTGTTTGCCTGACGAGACCATCGCCTACTTGGCTGACCTGTCCGAACGCATGCATGTGACCGTGGAGCTGGGGCTTCAGACCACCTACGAGGAGACTTCAGACCTTATCAACCGTGCTCATTCCTATGAGCTCTACGTGGAAACGGTCCAGCGAGTTCGTAAGCTGGCTCCCAAGGCGGAGATTGTCTCTCATTTGATTAACGGCCTGCCGGGTGAGACCCATGAGATGATGCTGGAGAATGTCCGCCGCTGTGTGACGGACAATGACATTCAGGGTATTAAGCTCCACTTGCTTCACCTGATGACCAATACCCGCATGCAACGGGATTACCATGAGGGACGGCTGCAGCTACTCAGTCAGGAGGAGTATGTCTCCATCATCTGCGACCAACTGGAGATTATCCCCGAGCATATCGTCATCCACCGTATCACAGGCGATGCCCCGCGAGATATGCTGATTGGCCCTATGTGGAGCCTCAATAAATGGGAAGTGCTCAATGCCATTGAGGCAGAAATGCGTCGCCGTGGCAGCAAGCAAGGCTGTAAAGCAAAGGAGCAGAAATTCGTATGTTAA
- a CDS encoding ECF transporter S component gives MTNTRKMAIVAALSALSFLLMFYQIPLVAEFLKLDFSIIPILLALVLLDFKSSVAVLLIRSVLKLALNGHGVETLIGLPINIVAILVFVLFFALFWEKKRDLMSYLLASFLGILSLTASMLALNAFYAIPLYARFANFDIGQIIGVSKYLLTMIVPFNLLEGVIWAVAFWLIYTLLTPVLKRYEK, from the coding sequence ATGACAAATACGCGCAAAATGGCGATAGTTGCGGCTCTATCTGCACTATCATTCCTGCTCATGTTCTATCAAATCCCTTTGGTAGCCGAGTTTCTAAAGTTGGATTTTTCGATTATTCCGATTTTACTAGCCTTGGTTCTCTTGGATTTTAAGAGTTCTGTAGCAGTTCTGCTCATTCGCTCTGTTTTAAAATTGGCCTTAAATGGTCATGGAGTGGAAACCTTGATCGGTTTGCCAATCAATATTGTGGCGATTCTGGTCTTTGTCCTCTTCTTTGCTCTTTTCTGGGAAAAGAAGAGAGATTTGATGAGCTATTTGCTTGCATCTTTCCTAGGAATTCTTTCCTTGACTGCAAGTATGCTGGCGCTGAATGCTTTTTATGCCATTCCGCTTTATGCTCGTTTTGCAAACTTTGATATCGGTCAGATCATTGGTGTAAGTAAGTATCTGCTGACCATGATTGTTCCCTTTAACCTATTAGAAGGAGTGATCTGGGCGGTGGCTTTCTGGCTGATTTATACGCTTTTGACACCCGTTCTAAAACGCTATGAAAAATAA
- a CDS encoding tRNA (mnm(5)s(2)U34)-methyltransferase, with amino-acid sequence MLRPLQMAHDFLAEVVTKEDTVVDATMGNGHDTLFLAKLAKQVYAFDIQEQAVEKTRQRLAEADLDNAQLILAGHETLDQYTDHFKAAIFNLGYLPSADKSVITRPATTLEALEKVCQGLAKGGRAAIMIYYGHEGGEVEKDAVLDFVSQLPQQDFTVVLYKTINQINNPPFLVMIEKLKEK; translated from the coding sequence ATGTTAAGACCTTTACAAATGGCTCATGATTTTTTGGCTGAAGTCGTGACCAAGGAAGATACTGTGGTGGACGCTACTATGGGCAACGGACATGACACCCTTTTTCTGGCTAAATTGGCTAAGCAAGTCTATGCTTTTGACATTCAGGAGCAGGCTGTGGAAAAGACTCGCCAGCGCTTGGCAGAAGCTGACTTGGACAATGCCCAGCTAATCTTGGCTGGCCATGAGACTCTGGACCAATACACAGACCATTTCAAGGCCGCTATTTTTAATCTTGGCTACTTGCCTTCGGCGGACAAGTCTGTCATTACACGACCCGCTACGACGCTGGAAGCTTTGGAAAAGGTCTGCCAAGGCTTGGCAAAAGGCGGCCGTGCAGCTATCATGATTTACTATGGGCATGAAGGGGGCGAAGTTGAAAAAGATGCGGTGCTTGACTTCGTCAGTCAGCTGCCTCAGCAGGATTTCACTGTCGTCCTCTACAAGACAATCAATCAGATTAACAATCCGCCTTTCTTGGTCATGATTGAGAAATTAAAAGAAAAATAA
- a CDS encoding TrkH family potassium uptake protein, producing the protein MNRSMIRFLLSKLLLIEAALLLVPTIVALIYREDLEVFLSIGATMIILVILGGLGSAFKPKDAHIYTKEGVLIVALCWILWSFFGALPFVFSGQIPNLIDAFFEVSSGFTTTGATILNDVSVLSHSLLFWRSFTHLIGGMGVLVFALAIMDNAKNGHLEVMKAEVPGPVFGKVVSKLRNTAQILYIIYLALFALFAFLYFLAGMPLFDSIVIAMGTAGTGGFTVFNDGIAHYNSSLITYLVSFGVLTFGVNFNLYYYLLIRRFKACFHDEELKGYLWIVLTATILISFNVLHIYGEFAKSLEISFFQVSNIITTTGFGYGDTVQWPLFSQVILLLLMCLGGSAGSTAGGFKVIRAIIIGRIAKNQILSTLSPNRVLTMHINGAVLDKDTQHKVLKYLAVYILIIAALIVIISLDNNNLMTVTSAVISCFNNIGPMIGTTETFSIYSPFSKFLLSLAMIAGRLEIYPILLLFLPRTWSNR; encoded by the coding sequence ATGAATAGATCTATGATTCGCTTTCTCCTCTCTAAACTCCTGCTCATCGAGGCAGCCCTCTTGTTAGTTCCAACAATCGTTGCCCTGATTTACCGTGAAGATCTTGAAGTCTTCCTTTCGATCGGCGCGACAATGATTATTTTAGTGATTTTGGGTGGATTAGGTTCAGCCTTTAAGCCTAAGGATGCCCACATTTACACCAAGGAAGGGGTACTGATTGTTGCCCTTTGCTGGATTCTCTGGTCCTTCTTTGGCGCTCTGCCTTTTGTCTTTTCTGGTCAGATTCCAAATCTAATTGATGCTTTCTTTGAAGTCAGCTCTGGCTTTACCACTACTGGTGCTACGATTTTAAATGATGTATCTGTCCTTTCCCACTCCCTCCTCTTTTGGCGTAGTTTTACCCACTTGATTGGAGGAATGGGGGTGCTGGTCTTTGCCTTAGCTATCATGGACAATGCTAAAAATGGCCACTTAGAGGTCATGAAAGCAGAAGTTCCTGGACCAGTCTTTGGTAAGGTTGTGTCGAAATTGAGAAACACCGCCCAGATTCTTTATATTATCTATCTAGCGCTCTTTGCCCTTTTTGCCTTTCTTTATTTCCTCGCCGGCATGCCACTCTTTGATAGTATCGTCATCGCAATGGGAACGGCTGGTACAGGAGGCTTCACTGTCTTTAACGACGGAATTGCCCACTACAACAGTTCTCTAATCACCTACCTTGTCAGCTTCGGCGTTCTGACCTTTGGGGTAAACTTCAATCTCTACTATTATCTCTTGATTCGAAGATTTAAAGCCTGTTTTCATGACGAGGAGTTGAAAGGCTATCTCTGGATTGTCCTCACTGCCACTATTTTGATTAGCTTCAATGTTCTCCATATTTACGGGGAATTTGCTAAAAGCTTAGAAATTTCATTTTTCCAAGTTTCCAACATCATTACTACGACAGGATTCGGCTATGGAGATACCGTACAGTGGCCCCTCTTCTCACAAGTCATTCTGCTGCTGCTCATGTGTCTAGGAGGTTCTGCTGGCTCCACCGCTGGCGGTTTCAAAGTGATCCGTGCCATTATAATCGGTCGCATCGCTAAAAACCAAATCCTTTCCACACTTTCGCCAAACCGCGTTCTAACCATGCATATCAACGGTGCTGTTTTGGATAAAGATACCCAACACAAGGTTCTCAAATATTTGGCTGTTTATATTTTGATTATCGCAGCTTTGATTGTTATCATCAGTCTGGATAATAACAATCTAATGACTGTTACCAGTGCTGTCATCAGCTGTTTCAATAATATCGGACCAATGATCGGAACCACCGAGACCTTCTCTATCTATAGCCCATTTTCTAAATTCCTCCTCTCTCTTGCCATGATTGCAGGGCGTTTAGAAATCTATCCAATCTTGCTTCTATTCCTACCAAGAACTTGGTCTAACAGATAG
- a CDS encoding MGMT family protein: MSVLNQEIIKSVLVLVDEIPAGRVATYGQIARLIGRPKNARLVGKILSQSELYGGKHPCHRVVNAAGRLAPGWEEQAHLLWAEGVDLKANGCVDLKKYQWEP; this comes from the coding sequence ATGTCCGTTTTAAATCAAGAAATCATAAAGTCGGTTTTAGTTCTTGTGGATGAGATTCCTGCTGGGCGCGTGGCAACCTATGGTCAGATTGCTCGTTTGATTGGACGGCCTAAAAACGCCCGCTTGGTGGGGAAGATCCTCAGTCAGTCGGAGCTTTATGGCGGTAAGCATCCTTGCCATCGGGTGGTCAATGCGGCAGGGCGTCTCGCACCGGGCTGGGAAGAGCAAGCGCACTTGCTTTGGGCAGAGGGAGTGGACTTGAAGGCCAACGGTTGTGTGGACCTCAAGAAATATCAGTGGGAGCCATGA
- a CDS encoding cation:proton antiporter translates to MEILLYTIVFLLLLVVSNVTNRFLPQLPLPLVQIVLGISLGFILPQEKFHLDTELFLALVIGPLLFREAEESNITSILKHWRIVLYLIFPVIFISTVGLGYLAHLIWGALPLAACVAVGAALGPTDLVAFASLSERFSFPKRVENILKGEGLLNDASGLVAFRVALLAWTTGSFSLGKASISLVLSIIGGFAIGMLSAGLNRWLHKLLMSAQVSDIASELLLELSLPLVTFFLAEEIHVSGIIAVVVAGIFKASRFKRITLLEAQVDSVTETIWNTVNFMLNGSVFIILGMELEMIAEPILKSPIYDNLLLLVSIVLLTFLLFALRFVMLFTFYFIRIRRLHKNFGNYLKEMLLLTFSGVKGTVSIATILLIPSQLEQAYPLLLFLVAGVTFLSFMTGLLTLPHLSEEREEEAEHLMHIAILNEVVGELEASLKQAKAKAPLYAAIDNYHGRIENLILEQEDKATQRDLAALKLLILSIENDGLEQAFEEGKISDRSYHIYQRYLQNIEQGINRNLASSFTYMFLVTLRVLRMLLHEIVTLGARWRSWRQGGAKRLTAEDMEDIAELYLSNTEVIIESLEHLKGIYKPSLITFLQESRLRETEIIGSGAFIERVITRIKPNNISEMMWGYYLERKIIFEYEKNKLISSSYAKRLRQNVNNLENYSLKERANTLPYDMVNYARGH, encoded by the coding sequence GTGGAAATCCTTCTCTACACGATTGTTTTTTTGCTCCTGTTGGTTGTATCGAATGTGACCAATCGCTTCCTGCCCCAGCTCCCCTTACCCTTAGTTCAGATTGTGCTGGGAATTTCACTTGGTTTTATCCTTCCTCAGGAGAAGTTTCACTTGGATACAGAGCTGTTTTTGGCCTTGGTGATCGGACCCTTGCTCTTTCGGGAAGCTGAGGAAAGCAATATTACTAGTATCCTCAAACATTGGAGAATCGTTTTATACTTGATTTTTCCAGTTATCTTTATTTCAACGGTTGGCTTGGGCTATCTGGCTCATCTTATCTGGGGAGCCTTGCCCTTGGCGGCCTGTGTTGCCGTAGGAGCAGCTCTGGGGCCGACAGACTTGGTTGCCTTTGCTTCTCTCTCAGAGCGTTTTTCCTTCCCCAAGCGGGTGGAAAATATCCTAAAAGGAGAGGGCTTGCTCAATGATGCGTCTGGTCTGGTGGCTTTTCGTGTCGCCCTTCTGGCCTGGACCACAGGAAGTTTTTCCTTAGGAAAAGCTAGTATTTCCTTAGTTCTTTCAATTATCGGTGGGTTTGCCATCGGGATGCTCAGTGCTGGCCTCAATCGCTGGCTACATAAGCTCTTGATGAGTGCCCAAGTGTCAGATATTGCCAGTGAGCTCTTGCTGGAGCTGAGCCTACCCTTGGTCACCTTCTTTTTAGCAGAGGAAATCCATGTTTCAGGGATTATCGCAGTAGTCGTCGCAGGTATCTTTAAGGCCAGTCGCTTCAAGCGGATTACGCTTCTGGAAGCGCAGGTAGATTCGGTCACGGAGACCATCTGGAATACAGTTAATTTTATGCTTAATGGCTCGGTCTTTATCATTTTAGGAATGGAACTGGAAATGATTGCAGAGCCAATCTTAAAGAGCCCGATTTACGATAATCTCTTGCTGTTAGTAAGCATTGTTCTTTTGACTTTCCTGCTCTTTGCCCTTCGGTTTGTCATGTTGTTCACTTTTTACTTCATTCGAATTAGAAGATTGCACAAGAATTTTGGGAACTACCTGAAGGAAATGCTGCTGCTGACTTTTTCAGGTGTCAAAGGAACCGTCTCCATTGCCACCATTCTCTTGATTCCGAGTCAGCTTGAGCAGGCCTATCCTTTGCTGCTTTTCTTGGTGGCGGGTGTCACCTTTCTGAGCTTTATGACAGGCTTGCTCACTCTTCCGCATCTATCTGAGGAGAGAGAAGAGGAAGCCGAGCACCTGATGCACATTGCTATTTTAAATGAAGTGGTGGGTGAACTGGAAGCGAGTCTCAAGCAGGCCAAGGCTAAGGCACCTCTCTATGCGGCTATTGACAATTACCATGGCCGGATCGAAAATCTAATCCTTGAACAGGAAGATAAGGCCACTCAGCGAGATTTGGCAGCTCTGAAATTATTGATTTTGAGTATCGAAAATGATGGTCTGGAGCAAGCTTTTGAGGAAGGAAAAATCAGCGATCGCAGCTATCACATCTATCAGCGTTACCTGCAAAATATCGAGCAGGGAATCAATCGCAATCTGGCTTCTAGCTTTACCTATATGTTTCTTGTTACGCTGCGTGTATTGCGCATGTTGCTCCATGAAATCGTCACTCTTGGTGCCAGATGGCGCTCTTGGAGGCAAGGGGGAGCTAAGCGTTTGACTGCCGAGGACATGGAGGATATAGCAGAGCTTTACCTGTCCAATACCGAAGTCATTATCGAAAGTTTGGAACACCTAAAAGGGATCTATAAGCCCTCGCTGATTACATTCTTGCAGGAATCTCGACTAAGGGAAACGGAGATCATCGGCAGCGGTGCCTTCATCGAGCGGGTTATTACGCGTATCAAGCCTAACAACATCTCAGAAATGATGTGGGGCTACTATCTGGAGAGAAAAATCATCTTCGAATACGAGAAAAATAAATTAATCTCAAGCAGCTATGCCAAACGCCTGCGCCAAAATGTCAATAATTTAGAAAATTACTCATTGAAAGAAAGAGCTAATACCTTGCCCTACGACATGGTTAATTACGCTAGAGGACACTAA
- a CDS encoding phosphatase PAP2 family protein has translation MKNKQSYLTKGSFALLLFVILGYMVKFYPEQLVAFDSPIQTWLRGDLPTALTTFFKLVTSLIDPLGIIIWVSALVLFFLYKKWKIEAALLAGNLVLHGILIKLIKLLYQRSRPSILHLVEESGYSFPSGHSMATAIVVGTLIIIVQQRMQNQQIKRLVQGLLLLFILTIMASRVYLGVHYPTDVIGGALMGFVILNIEFPFYDKLRFQWRFKGKQK, from the coding sequence ATGAAAAATAAACAATCTTATCTAACAAAGGGCTCTTTTGCCCTTTTACTTTTCGTCATACTAGGCTACATGGTCAAGTTTTATCCAGAGCAGCTAGTTGCCTTTGATAGCCCGATTCAGACCTGGCTGCGAGGGGACTTGCCCACAGCTTTGACGACATTTTTCAAACTGGTTACTAGTTTAATTGACCCGCTGGGGATTATTATCTGGGTTTCTGCCCTAGTCCTTTTTTTCCTTTATAAAAAATGGAAGATCGAAGCTGCCTTGCTAGCGGGAAATCTGGTCTTACATGGGATTTTGATTAAGCTGATTAAACTCCTTTACCAAAGAAGCCGACCTAGTATCTTACATTTGGTCGAAGAGAGTGGCTATTCTTTCCCGAGCGGACATTCCATGGCGACAGCCATTGTGGTGGGGACTTTGATTATTATCGTTCAGCAACGGATGCAAAATCAACAAATCAAGCGTCTGGTACAGGGCTTGCTCTTGCTCTTTATCTTGACCATTATGGCATCCAGAGTCTATCTGGGCGTGCACTATCCGACGGATGTGATTGGAGGAGCCTTGATGGGCTTTGTCATTCTCAATATCGAATTTCCCTTTTATGACAAACTGCGCTTTCAGTGGCGTTTCAAGGGAAAGCAGAAATAA
- the trkA gene encoding Trk system potassium transporter TrkA, translating to MKIVVVGSGKVGAALCRSLVAEKHDVVLIEQNEAVLNHITKRYDIMGIVGNGANFKILEQADVAHCDIFIAMTEQDEVNMVSAVLAKKMGAKETIVRVRNPEYSNAYFKEKNILGFSLVVNPELLAARYIANIIDFPNALSLEHFANGRVTLMDFKIKPESHLCQMNLSQFRKRFPHVIICAIEREGKLSIPDGDFTLQPSDKIFLTGNRSEIVRFHNQIRPRVIKSLMIIGAGKIAYYLLNILKNSKIELKVIEINRQRAEFFSQEFPELYVVNGDGTAKDILLEERAAHYDAIATLTGVDEENIITSMFLNNLGVQKNITKVNRTSLLEIIDNQDFASIVTPKGIAVDTIMHFIRGRNNAQFSSLEALHHVANGQIETLQFQIHEGNKMIEQPLSQLRLRKGVLIAAIIRQGVTIFPSGDDYLEVGDKIIVTTLIQNIDKIYDLLER from the coding sequence ATGAAAATTGTCGTCGTCGGAAGCGGGAAGGTCGGCGCCGCCCTTTGTCGCTCACTCGTCGCTGAAAAGCATGATGTCGTTTTAATTGAACAAAATGAAGCTGTTCTAAATCATATTACAAAACGTTACGATATTATGGGCATCGTTGGAAATGGTGCGAATTTTAAAATCTTGGAGCAGGCAGATGTTGCCCACTGCGATATCTTTATTGCCATGACTGAGCAGGATGAGGTTAACATGGTTTCAGCCGTTCTCGCAAAGAAAATGGGGGCCAAAGAAACCATTGTCCGTGTGAGAAATCCTGAATACTCAAATGCTTATTTTAAAGAAAAAAATATTCTGGGCTTCTCTCTGGTAGTCAATCCTGAGCTCCTCGCAGCTCGTTACATTGCCAATATCATTGATTTTCCTAATGCCCTGTCCCTAGAGCATTTTGCCAATGGCCGAGTGACCCTAATGGACTTTAAAATCAAGCCAGAAAGCCATCTCTGTCAAATGAACCTCTCACAATTTAGGAAACGTTTCCCCCACGTTATAATTTGTGCTATTGAAAGAGAGGGCAAGCTCAGTATCCCAGATGGTGATTTCACCTTGCAGCCATCTGACAAAATCTTTCTAACTGGAAATCGGTCAGAGATTGTCCGTTTCCACAATCAAATCCGACCAAGAGTCATCAAAAGCCTCATGATTATCGGAGCAGGCAAGATTGCCTATTATCTATTAAACATTCTCAAAAACAGCAAAATAGAGCTCAAGGTCATCGAAATCAATCGCCAGCGAGCAGAGTTCTTTAGCCAAGAATTTCCAGAACTCTATGTGGTCAATGGGGATGGAACAGCCAAAGACATCCTACTGGAGGAAAGAGCTGCGCACTACGATGCGATCGCCACACTGACAGGGGTCGATGAAGAAAATATCATCACCTCCATGTTCCTCAATAACCTGGGAGTTCAGAAAAACATCACCAAAGTGAATCGGACCAGTCTGCTTGAGATTATTGACAATCAAGACTTCGCAAGTATTGTCACGCCGAAAGGGATCGCGGTTGATACCATTATGCACTTCATCCGTGGACGGAATAACGCGCAATTCTCTAGCCTAGAAGCCTTACACCATGTGGCAAATGGCCAGATTGAAACGCTCCAATTCCAGATCCACGAAGGAAACAAAATGATTGAGCAGCCTCTTTCTCAGCTCAGATTGAGGAAAGGGGTCCTGATTGCAGCGATTATTCGTCAGGGTGTAACCATCTTCCCAAGTGGAGATGACTATTTGGAAGTCGGAGATAAGATCATCGTGACAACCTTGATTCAAAACATCGATAAGATTTACGATTTATTAGAGAGGTAG
- a CDS encoding tRNA (cytidine(34)-2'-O)-methyltransferase has product MSQQNHIVLFEPQIPQNTGNIARTCAATNSPLHIIKPMGFPIDDRKMKRAGLDYWDKLDISFYESLDDFMKQMNGQLYLISKFAEKVYSEENFAAEGSHYFMFGREDKGLPEEFMRQHSEKALRIPMNDQHVRSLNVSNTVCMIVYEALRQQNFAGLDLVHEYEADKLK; this is encoded by the coding sequence ATGTCTCAGCAAAATCATATCGTCCTTTTTGAACCACAAATTCCACAGAATACAGGCAATATTGCTCGTACTTGCGCAGCGACCAATTCTCCCCTCCATATCATCAAGCCCATGGGCTTTCCCATTGATGACCGTAAAATGAAGCGGGCTGGACTGGACTATTGGGATAAGCTAGATATTAGCTTCTATGAGAGTCTGGATGACTTTATGAAGCAGATGAACGGCCAGCTCTATCTGATATCCAAGTTTGCCGAGAAGGTCTACTCGGAAGAGAATTTTGCTGCAGAAGGGTCGCATTATTTTATGTTTGGCCGTGAGGACAAAGGCTTGCCAGAGGAATTTATGCGTCAGCATTCAGAAAAGGCCTTGCGCATTCCCATGAATGACCAGCATGTCCGCAGCTTGAATGTCTCTAATACGGTCTGCATGATTGTCTACGAAGCCCTACGGCAACAGAACTTTGCAGGACTGGACTTGGTGCATGAATACGAAGCGGATAAGTTGAAATGA